One Dokdonia sp. Dokd-P16 genomic window carries:
- the rpoB gene encoding DNA-directed RNA polymerase subunit beta: MMQDAKQGERISFSSVKNRPDYPDFLDIQVKSFQDFFQLETKSDERGDEGLYNTFLENFPITDTRNNFVLEFLDYFVDPPRYSIQECIERGLTYSVPLKARLKLYCTDEEHEDFETIVQDVYLGTIPYMTPSGTFVINGAERVVVSQLHRSPGVFFGQSFHANGTKLYSARVIPFKGSWIEFATDINSVMYAYIDRKKKLPVTTLFRAIGFERDKDILEIFDLAEEVKVSKTGLKKYLGRKLAARVLNTWHEDFVDEDTGEVVSIERNEIVLDRDTVLEKEHVEEILEAGAKTVLLHKEDNQQADYAIIHNTLQKDPTNSEKEAVEHIYRQLRNAEPPDEETARGIIDKLFFSDQRYNLGEVGRYRMNKKLGLDIEMDKQVLTKLDIITIIKYLIELINAKAEIDDIDHLSNRRVRTVGEQLSAQFGVGLARMARTIRERMNVRDNEVFTPIDLINAKTLSSVINSFFGTNQLSQFMDQTNPLAEITHKRRLSALGPGGLSRERAGFEVRDVHYTHYGRLCPIETPEGPNIGLISSLAVYAKVNNMGFIETPYRKVENGKIDLKSEPLYLSAEEEEGMLIAQANNPMDDNGAITEEKVIARMEGDFPVVDPDTVHYADVSPNQIASISASLIPFLEHDDANRALMGSNMMRQAVPLIMADAPIVGTGLERQVATDSRVLINAEGAGTVEYVDANMITIKYDRTEDERLVSFDEDSKSYNLIKFRKTNQGTNINLKPIVKVGDRVEKGQVLCQGYATEKGELALGRNMKVAFMPWKGYNFEDAIVISEKVVRDDIFTSIHIDEYSLDVRDTKLGNEELTNDIPNVSEEATKDLDEHGMIRIGAEVKPGDILIGKITPKGESDPTPEEKLLRAIFGDKAGDVKDASLKASPSLHGVVINKKLFARAIKDKRKRAKDKEDIAVLENEYDDKFDDLQAVVIEKLFKLVNGKTAQGVMNDLGEEVLPKGKKFTLKMLNSVEDYTHLTQGTWTTDDKTNTLIADLLHNYKIKENDLQGNLRREKFTISVGDELPAGIIKLAKVYIAKKRKLKVGDKMAGRHGNKGIVARIVRQEDMPFLEDGTPVDIVLNPLGVPSRMNIGQIYETVLGWAGQKLGRTYATPIFDGATLDQINALTDEAGIPRFGHTYLYDGGTGDRFDQPATVGVIYMLKLGHMVDDKMHARSIGPYFLITQQPLGGKAQFGGQRFGEMEVWALEAYGASATLREILTVKSDDVIGRAKTYESIVKGEPMPEPGLPESFNVLMHELKGLGLDIRLENK; encoded by the coding sequence ATGATGCAAGATGCAAAACAAGGAGAAAGAATCAGTTTCTCATCGGTAAAGAATAGACCTGATTATCCAGACTTTTTGGATATTCAAGTAAAGTCTTTCCAAGATTTTTTCCAACTGGAAACAAAGTCTGATGAGAGAGGTGATGAGGGTCTTTATAATACTTTTCTCGAGAACTTCCCAATTACAGATACTCGTAACAACTTTGTACTCGAGTTTTTAGATTATTTCGTTGACCCACCAAGGTACTCTATTCAAGAGTGTATTGAACGTGGTCTTACATATAGTGTGCCTTTAAAAGCACGTCTAAAATTATACTGTACTGACGAAGAGCACGAGGATTTTGAAACTATTGTACAAGATGTATATCTGGGTACAATTCCATACATGACTCCTAGCGGAACATTTGTGATCAATGGCGCAGAGCGTGTTGTTGTTTCTCAACTACACCGTTCACCTGGAGTTTTCTTTGGACAATCGTTCCACGCAAATGGAACAAAATTATATTCTGCCCGAGTAATTCCTTTTAAAGGGTCTTGGATAGAATTTGCGACAGATATTAATAGCGTTATGTACGCATATATCGATCGTAAAAAGAAATTACCTGTTACTACACTTTTCCGTGCAATCGGTTTTGAAAGAGATAAGGATATCCTTGAGATCTTTGACCTTGCAGAAGAAGTAAAAGTTTCTAAAACAGGATTAAAAAAATATTTAGGTCGTAAGCTTGCTGCTCGTGTTCTTAACACATGGCATGAAGACTTCGTAGATGAAGATACTGGTGAAGTAGTTTCTATCGAGCGTAACGAGATTGTGCTTGACCGTGATACTGTATTAGAAAAAGAGCATGTAGAAGAAATTCTTGAAGCTGGAGCTAAGACTGTATTACTTCATAAAGAAGATAATCAGCAAGCAGATTATGCGATTATCCATAATACACTACAAAAGGATCCAACAAACTCAGAAAAAGAGGCTGTTGAACATATTTATAGACAACTACGTAATGCTGAGCCGCCAGATGAGGAAACAGCACGTGGTATTATTGACAAATTATTCTTCTCAGACCAACGTTACAACTTAGGTGAAGTAGGTCGTTATAGAATGAATAAAAAACTAGGTCTTGATATTGAGATGGATAAGCAAGTGCTTACTAAGCTTGATATTATTACCATTATTAAGTATTTAATTGAGTTGATCAATGCAAAAGCAGAGATTGATGATATTGATCACTTATCAAACCGTCGTGTACGTACCGTTGGTGAGCAATTATCTGCACAATTTGGTGTAGGTCTTGCACGTATGGCTCGTACTATTCGTGAGCGTATGAACGTTCGTGATAATGAAGTTTTTACTCCTATTGACTTGATTAATGCAAAGACATTGTCTTCTGTTATTAATTCTTTCTTTGGAACAAACCAGTTATCACAATTTATGGATCAAACCAACCCTCTTGCAGAGATAACGCACAAGCGTCGTCTTTCTGCTCTTGGACCTGGAGGTCTATCTCGTGAGCGTGCTGGATTTGAGGTACGTGATGTTCACTATACACACTACGGAAGACTATGTCCAATTGAAACACCAGAGGGACCAAACATTGGTCTTATCTCATCTCTTGCAGTATATGCAAAGGTGAATAACATGGGATTCATTGAGACTCCATATAGAAAAGTAGAAAACGGTAAAATCGATCTAAAATCTGAACCACTTTATTTAAGTGCAGAGGAGGAGGAAGGGATGTTAATTGCACAAGCAAACAACCCGATGGATGATAACGGGGCAATTACTGAAGAAAAAGTAATTGCACGTATGGAAGGAGATTTTCCTGTTGTAGATCCTGATACCGTACACTATGCAGATGTCTCTCCTAACCAGATTGCATCTATATCTGCATCTCTTATTCCATTCTTGGAGCATGATGATGCAAACCGTGCACTGATGGGATCAAACATGATGCGCCAGGCAGTACCACTTATTATGGCAGATGCGCCTATCGTGGGAACAGGTCTGGAACGTCAAGTAGCTACAGATTCTAGAGTACTTATTAACGCAGAAGGTGCGGGTACTGTTGAGTATGTAGATGCAAACATGATTACTATCAAGTATGATCGTACTGAAGATGAGCGTTTAGTTAGCTTTGACGAAGATTCTAAATCATATAACCTTATTAAGTTCCGTAAAACGAACCAAGGAACAAATATCAACTTGAAACCTATTGTAAAAGTAGGTGATAGAGTAGAAAAGGGTCAAGTATTATGTCAAGGGTATGCTACCGAGAAAGGGGAGCTTGCACTAGGACGTAACATGAAGGTTGCCTTCATGCCTTGGAAAGGATATAACTTTGAGGATGCAATCGTAATATCTGAAAAGGTAGTACGTGATGATATCTTTACTTCTATTCACATTGATGAGTATTCTCTTGATGTGCGTGATACTAAGTTAGGAAACGAAGAGCTTACTAATGATATCCCTAACGTTTCTGAGGAAGCTACTAAGGATCTTGATGAGCACGGGATGATCCGTATAGGAGCAGAAGTAAAACCTGGAGATATATTAATAGGTAAGATTACTCCAAAAGGAGAATCTGATCCTACTCCAGAAGAAAAACTTTTACGTGCAATCTTTGGAGACAAAGCTGGTGATGTAAAAGATGCTTCTCTTAAAGCTTCTCCTTCTTTACATGGTGTGGTTATCAATAAGAAATTGTTTGCAAGAGCAATAAAAGATAAGCGCAAGCGTGCAAAGGATAAAGAAGATATCGCTGTTCTTGAAAATGAGTATGACGATAAGTTTGACGATTTACAAGCTGTAGTAATTGAAAAATTATTTAAGCTAGTAAATGGTAAAACTGCACAAGGTGTTATGAATGATCTAGGTGAGGAAGTTCTTCCTAAAGGAAAGAAATTCACTCTTAAAATGCTTAACTCTGTAGAAGATTACACGCACCTTACACAAGGTACTTGGACTACAGATGACAAGACTAACACGCTTATAGCAGATTTATTACACAACTATAAGATTAAAGAAAACGATCTACAAGGAAACTTACGTCGTGAGAAATTTACAATTTCTGTAGGAGATGAATTACCAGCTGGTATCATCAAACTTGCAAAAGTGTACATTGCCAAAAAACGTAAGCTTAAAGTAGGTGATAAAATGGCAGGACGTCATGGTAACAAAGGTATTGTTGCTCGTATCGTTCGTCAAGAGGATATGCCATTCCTTGAGGATGGAACTCCAGTAGATATCGTTCTTAACCCACTTGGTGTACCATCTCGTATGAACATCGGGCAGATTTATGAAACGGTACTAGGATGGGCTGGTCAAAAATTAGGAAGAACGTATGCGACGCCTATTTTTGATGGAGCTACACTAGATCAGATTAATGCACTTACTGATGAGGCAGGTATTCCACGTTTTGGACATACTTATTTATATGATGGAGGTACGGGAGATCGTTTTGATCAACCAGCAACAGTAGGAGTTATCTACATGCTTAAACTAGGACACATGGTAGATGATAAGATGCACGCGCGTTCTATCGGACCATACTTTCTTATTACGCAACAACCTCTTGGAGGTAAGGCGCAGTTTGGAGGTCAACGTTTTGGTGAGATGGAGGTTTGGGCTCTTGAGGCATATGGAGCTTCGGCAACATTGCGTGAGATCTTAACTGTAAAATCTGATGACGTGATTGGTCGTGCTAAGACGTATGAAAGTATTGTAAAAGGAGAGCCTATGCCAGAGCCGGGACTTCCTGAATCTTTCAACGTATTAATGCATGAGCTTAAAGGACTGGGACTAGACATTCGTCTAGAGAATAAGTAA